TCTCCCTATCAACATGCTCAAAACCTGAAGGATCTCgtgtcaaggatcctattgctttaACCTTGGGTGGTTTTCTTTCGTTCGCCTTAAGAGTGCGCTTGGACCTTATCTGAACCTCAGGAGTACAAAgtgaactgctttcaggacaatagatagcttgaagcttcctccttaccatactctgccctccagtatccaaagaactgaaataatgtgtcaatgcctcaacttctggttgcatatctccatggttcatgccgcaaatatggttgctgatagtatctgcaacaggttcaggtacatgctcccaactcagtctcttccagaatggatgaattgcctcatatggaattctttcataacctgtaagttcacaaaagtgtcacttttaataacaaatagaattaattgacaagagagtggttgaccggtgacctgcaagttcacaaccgcaaggcagtccatgagtctctctcaacaagcaatcgcatcggccgtaggacttcattcttatatgttcaGCATCAAGGAGCTgcaggcatttgtttgacacaaatcctctaatatttgtgtaaaatgggcacatgaaaatgtgatcaattctgtgaatactgcgctcaaacgatgctaatatttcagtatgtcgattacatgtcaaactatgcgacgcatcccaagaagtggctaggtcacccttgcaatcccgcaacatcttcttcaaactggcatgtgcaccctcagccctgcaaacaacaaacagatatcttattaactctccaatgtaaacaatctatcaaatgaaaaacatataacaaggcataaattaagctcatataatttttgtacctgttacttgttgttgttccaaagtgcatcacatgatttgtccatgccttggcaaatttttccttgtggaccaaccatgtagtagaacaataggaggtaaagttgctgtatttgtccttgcacatattaaacaattgcatccattgaacttcaaattcttcaactgttgcagcatccaccacctctccccacttccccataaccaattcagcaaaatcatctgtaccaaaacacacttgttgatgtgccacaagcataataaatggcTGGTGTTGGGAAGGCTTCgcttagcagcactcaataaggcaagatccctgtcagtaacaatcaccttaggcaacatggcttgatcagctaatagagacttcatacactccagtgcccaaacgtagtcatctgtgccctcattaacaatgtagcaaaaggctatggagtatgtcttatctgtggaagtcagtccaacaatctcaagcaatggaattttatatttgtttgtcttgtatgtgcaatccataatcactacatatggaaatgtgttgaacagtttgatagcatttggatgagcccaaaatacatccctaatgacttccgatccaggctcatgtctttcaaagtggacgtacttgtcaccgtccaacttcttcaacaagtgttgcatttctgtcaatgacccgcggagggattttcttaacctcttgcaagcaccataaatctgagatatggtagtcaagtttaaaggattgttttccttcaaagtcaacagcatctttctcggtggaacccaactctttgacattttttccacttgctccttctcttcggaatttagacgaccaacaaaattgtggccaagtagtgacctagctggttcatggttgtgtgtaccttccatcacctttagccgccaatctctatctatgccatttttcataggtcgtccttttagtctaaaaggacattctgtcttttgtgttctcgttccttcaacaaggtcagggtctctatagggaacatacttaccatgcttctcgcaccccaacatgacataagtttttctgcttccattcccaccgctatctgactttgtgatcaacacaacatatccattttcaatcgcaattccatgaacccaattgataagatcatcacgggtagggaaaatctgttcaatgatgcatacccaacacacaaacaaggcataaacaagggtgatcaagacataataagaattgatatattacactttcaaaacaatgcaaaaatctgttcaaagaatacctgatcagttgtaaataaatgcgagacatctatacttatacacgggggtacaaatgctggtggtggcacctcttcaggttgagcattgttcaatccaacttcaatcaattgggattcatgaaataaaaatgattctgtcatccctagaagagaatacggaactttattatccatattgaatacggaactttataattcgtattgaatacggaaatttataattcgtattgaatacggtATATTAATTTTCGTATAGACTCCGAAACTTTATATTCTGTATTTTAACACAtctcagaattcagaaaatcatcattctaactacttaatctacttaatctaactacttaatctaacaacttcaactacttaaactaacaacatacaacaaacaactaacaacactacctcaaatgctatctttttgcatccaatggtggagagcttgccaatgaaggagttggtggtggtggtaggaagaatggaagtgaggatgaaagtgaggtaggagagggtgagagagagggtggtctggaggcattgagggggttaagggggctggtgaggggttggtgacggaggagtaatggtggaggggttggtagagggaggagtaatgatggaaaaggtgatgactgtcagagttataatacggaattttaacttccgtattctattttattgaatacggaagtttaagttccgtagggcatttatgggttaaaaaaaaagaggtggggCGCGGAACCCCATAGGgggcccaaacccaactcccaatAAAAACCCCCAAATTCAGAATAGAAATCCTAAAATTTCACCCGATCTCCTTCCCATAGCTGCTGCCCCATCCACCTCCGACCACCGCTCCGCCCATTCCCGGTTACCTGCGGCCGCGCGACCACCGGCGACTACCCTCACGGCCACCGGCGACCACTCCGGTCTCTGCTCCATCCAAGCTCTTAGGTAAATTTTCTCTGCAATTTTTTCGTTTTTCCACTCTGGTTCTGCGTCCTCTCACGGTTTCTTAGTTTTCCTCTCTCTAATCTCCCAAAGGCTTGTTTCTTCTCCTCAgttgttacaacttacaagttacaacctTCTGTTCCTTCTCCTTTCTCCTCTGTCACTGTTTGCTTAAATCTTTGTTTTCTTTCCCCTTTTTAGTGCTGGTGGGCGTTCCTCTGTTTTGCAATGGCAAGTGGCATTGACACTCAACTTTCTACTCTTTAGACTTTATTTTTCATGTCAATTAAAACATGAGGTCTTGAATTTGTCATGATGTTTTGGTAATTGGTATGTAATAGTCTCAATGGGAGTATGAGACTTAATATCTATCTAGTATAAAGTATCTATTGAACCTTTGTTATGATATTTGCTATTGTATCTATGATGTTGAGCCTATATTTGATGATATAAGTTGTTATTAGTTAGCagaattttttgtttgttgtgTTGTATAATTGCATTATGCAGGTTTTTAATGTGTGTATGTataattgtatatatatattatagatatataatatatatattaattttttttcttaaggcCGCCATGGCACCGCCGTGGCATCTGCCATAATTATATGGCGGTATTTTGGCTTTCCACCATGGATCGCCATCCGTCATTGATAACACTGATTGGAACATCACTCCTGTATCCTAGCCTCTGATTACAATATTTGAATCACACCACGGAGAGCGGTATATAGTATAGGTTCATCAGTATAATATCTGTGTTGTGTGATTGGTACTGGAAATTGTTAATTTGGAGCTACCTGGTATGAATTGGAGTCTACAGGAGTCTTGTAGACTCCATGTTCCTGAGTTACTGTTTGTTTGTCTAAGTAAGTTATGGTTCTAATTTTTGCTGTACACAAATTTAGTTAAATCACGATGCAGTAGAAAATGGCAGTAGAAAGTCTAACCCATGACCTAATTTTGGttcttcttaaaaaaataaaaaataaaagtccTGCTCAACACAAGTCATAACCTAGACCGAGCGTGCTCATCATATTTTAGATACTATTCATCTACACGgaaaatctctctctctctctctctctctctctctctctctctccccacTTCTTCATCTTAGGACCAAACTGAACTGCACAATGTTTTTTGTGAGTGTTTGTAGCTTTATTTATCTGTATATCGGCTTGGCATTGCTTTGGTGGTTGATAGCACGTgcatatatatattgttttcttgatttttttttgaataatgcTTTTGTCTTTTTAAATTTCGTTGATTTCGTAATTTCTCCTCTTCCCAAATGATGATTGAAAATTACAGAAAAAACTATTATTATGGGAGTCTGGGGAGGTTAGCAGCTGGTGGAACATGTGTGTTTGGAGTTTGTGCTGTCTTTAATTTTATGCATATTTTTTATTCGTActttttgttattattatatgtTATCTTATGTTGATATTGACAGCACTAATGGTTTATTCATTTACTTGATATTGAACAGGGAATCTTTAGGGATATCTCAACGCTTCTGTTCAATTGAATTCAGTTTCTATCATATTAGTATCTAGTACCAAGCCCGAAGGTAAAGAACGTACCAATGGGAACACAACCCCAGCAAACATGtccagaagaagaggaggaggagctgcCAGGTCGTGGAGCTACATTTTCTGGTCAATCAATGTCAACAAGCAGAAGTGTTGGCTCACCATCCAGCCGGAGTGAACAGACAATGGCAACACCAGCTAGTGAGAGCACTTTTCTTAGA
This is a stretch of genomic DNA from Lotus japonicus ecotype B-129 chromosome 1, LjGifu_v1.2. It encodes these proteins:
- the LOC130729482 gene encoding uncharacterized protein LOC130729482, whose product is MLVAHQQVCFGTDDFAELVMGKWGEVVDAATVEEFEVQWMQLFNMCKDKYSNFTSYCSTTWLVHKEKFAKAWTNHVMHFGTTTSNRAEGAHASLKKMLRDCKGDLATSWDASHSLTCNRHTEILASFERSIHRIDHIFMCPFYTNIRGFVSNKCLQLLDAEHIRMKSYGRCDCLLRETHGLPCGCELAGYERIPYEAIHPFWKRLSWEHVPEPVADTISNHICGMNHGDMQPEVEALTHYFSSLDTGGQSMVRRKLQAIYCPESSSLCTPEVQIRSKRTLKANERKPPKVKAIGSLTRDPSGFEHVDREIKEAKKASQPPKKKKRVKKSDTSYFMGHFPSFFHPYIHTVQNVEDDGNCGYRAIAALLGLPSGEEGWSCVREALIDELERHRGLYDEMWSRHVVNALHSRLTLPPGHSATEDKWMQLPEMGYLVATRFQVVFISISSQGCWSYLPLRGEGPPPVHRVIAVGHVINHFVQVFFYCVH